A genomic window from Vitis riparia cultivar Riparia Gloire de Montpellier isolate 1030 chromosome 16, EGFV_Vit.rip_1.0, whole genome shotgun sequence includes:
- the LOC117934135 gene encoding uncharacterized protein LOC117934135 has protein sequence MKEAVVAAVVVVAALVVCGWGNIQMASADTSPSQCKEERNLLVNACRPVIYGRSPSADCCQRVRVSHVECVCPYVTPKTASIIGVIGVDNVVKKIEGCGRTVPRKFKCGSITTP, from the exons ATGAAGGAGGCAGTGGTGGcggcggtggtggtggtggctgcATTGGTGGTATGCGGTTGGGGGAATATTCAGATGGCAAGTGCGGACACGAGTCCCAGCCAGTGCAAAGAGGAGAGGAACCTGCTGGTTAACGCTTGCAGGCCAGTGATCTACGGGCGCAGCCCATCTGCCGACTGCTGCCAGCGCGTTCGAGTGAGCCATGTGGAGTGTGTGTGCCCCTACGTCACTCCCAAGACCGCCTCCATCATTGGGGTCATTGGTGTTGACAACGTGGTTAAGAAAATTGAAGGGTGTGGAAGGACAGTGCCTCGCAAATTCAAGTGTGGGA GTATCACCACTCCATGA
- the LOC117934309 gene encoding uncharacterized protein LOC117934309 has protein sequence MMRSMRAVLVLVVAVLVCIWGNIHLASADMSPTECKEERKLAGNACRPVLYGKDPSANCCQCVRVTHVECICPYVSPKVASIVRAYGLKKLIKEVEGCGRAVPHNFKCGSITVP, from the exons ATGATGAGAAGCATGAGGGCAGTTCTGGTGCTGGTGGTTGCAGTCTTAGTATGCATCTGGGGGAATATTCACTTGGCGAGCGCAGACATGAGCCCCACCGAGTGCAAAGAGGAGAGGAAACTCGCTGGTAACGCGTGCCGGCCAGTGCTCTATGGGAAAGACCCATCTGCAAACTGCTGCCAGTGTGTTCGAGTTACCCATGTTGAGTGTATATGCCCCTACGTCTCTCCCAAGGTCGCTTCCATCGTTCGAGCCTATGGTCTTAAAAAGCTCATTAAGGAAGTTGAAGGGTGTGGAAGGGCAGTTCCTCACAATTTCAAGTGTGGGA GTATCACTGTTCCATGA
- the LOC117933160 gene encoding putative germin-like protein 2-1 has translation MQRCQGKRPSMSSKFGKPKLATPNDFFFSGLRVPGNTSNKLGSMENLGVTLGVSRARVDYVPYGLNLPHTHPRTTEILTVLEGTLYVGFVTSNPDNRLISKVLYKGDVFVFPQGLIHFQLNVGKTNAVAIASLSSQNPGVITIANAVFGSKPAISADVLTKAFQVDKNVVNYLQSQFWTDNHTY, from the exons ATGCAGAGATGCCAGGGAAAAAGGCCTTCCATGAGCTCCAAATTCGGGAAGCCAAAGCTTGCAACGCCAAATGATTTCTTCTTTTCGGGGCTTCGTGTTCCAGGGAATACATCAAACAAACTTGGGTCGATG gaaaacttgggcgttacacTTGGCGTTTCCCGCGCTCGGGTTGACTATGTGCCATACGGTCTCAACCTTCCCCACACCCACCCGCGTACCACAGAGATCCTCACTGTCTTGGAGGGCACACTTTATGTGGGCTTTGTCACCTCTAACCCTGACAACCGCCTCATCTCCAAGGTCCTTTACAAAGGAGACGTTTTCGTCTTCCCACAAGGTCTCATTCACTTCCAGCTCAATGTGGGAAAAACAAACGCAGTGGCCATTGCTTCATTGAGTAGCCAGAACCCAGGCGTGATCACCATTGCAAATGCAGTGTTTGGATCAAAGCCAGCAATATCAGCTGACGTTCTCACGAAGGCCTTCCAAGTGGACAAGAATGTGGTTAACTATCTTCAATCTCAGTTCTGGACTGACAACCACACCTACTAG
- the LOC117933161 gene encoding uncharacterized protein LOC117933161 has translation MRGAVVVAALVVCGWGNVQMASADTSPSQCKEERNLLVNACRPVIYGRSPSADCCQRVRVSHVECVCPYVTPKTASIIGVIGVDNVVKKIEGCGRTVPRKFKCGSITTP, from the exons ATGAGGGGGGCAGTGGTGGTGGCTGCATTGGTGGTATGCGGTTGGGGGAATGTTCAGATGGCAAGTGCGGACACGAGTCCCAGCCAGTGCAAAGAGGAGAGGAACCTGCTGGTTAACGCTTGCAGGCCAGTGATCTACGGGCGCAGCCCATCTGCGGACTGCTGCCAGCGCGTTCGAGTGAGCCATGTGGAGTGTGTGTGCCCCTACGTCACTCCCAAGACCGCCTCCATCATTGGGGTCATTGGTGTTGACAACGTGGTTAAGAAAATTGAAGGGTGTGGAAGGACAGTGCCTCGCAAATTCAAGTGTGGGA GTATCACCACTCCATGA